The Edwardsiella tarda ATCC 15947 = NBRC 105688 region GTATGGCGCCACGGCGGGCGATGCCTTGGTGCGTCATCCCGATGTGCGCGCCATCTCCTTCACCGGCGGCACCGCCACCGGGCGTGCCATCATGAGGAGTGCTGGCCTGAAGAAGTACTCCATGGAGTTGGGGGGAAAGTCACCGGTGTTGATCTTTGCTGACGCCGATATCGAGCGTGCGCTGGATGCCGCGTTATTCACCATCTTCTCCATCAACGGTGAGCGTTGCACCGCGGGTTCACGCATCTTCATCCAGCAGCAGATCTACCCGGAGTTCGTTCGGCGTTTCGCCGAGCGTGCCAACCGCTTGCGGGTCGGTGATCCACGAGATCCGCAGACACAGGTCGGCGCACTGATCAGTCGCCAGCATTGGGAGAAGGTCTCCGGTTATATCCGTCTTGGCATCGAAGAGGGGGCCACGCTGTTGGCCGGGGGACCGGAGAAGCCCAGTGATTTACCCGCGCATCTGCGTCAGGGCAACTTCTTGCGCCCGACGGTGTTGGCCGATGTCGACAATCGCATGCGAGTCGCTCAGGAGGAGATCTTCGGACCGGTAGCTTGCCTGCTGCCGTTTAAAGACGAGGCGGAGGGATTGCGTCTGGCCAACGCTGTCGAGTATGGCCTGGCCTCTTACATCTGGACCCAGGATATCGGCAAGGCTCATCGCCTAGCACGCAGCATAGAGGCGGGCATGGTGTTCATCAATACCCAGAATGTGCGCGATCTACGCCAACCTTTCGGCGGGGTAAAGGCCTCCGGTACTGGGCGTGAAGGTGGGGAGTACAGCTTCGAGGTGTTCGCCGAAATGAAGAACGTCTGTCTCTCTCTCGGGGATCATCCGATTCCGCGTTGGGGAGTATGAGAGGTGACGTCGTTGTCGGTCGACGAGGGGCGTTGCTGGCGTCACTCGCTCGCCGACGGGTGTGTTGCCTGGGAAGGGCGTAGCGGGCGGCGTCCTTCATCAACCGGGAGCAATGCGTTCTATCACAACTACATACGCACCGTACTTTCAGGAGAAATCATATGGGACAGTTAGCGTTAGCCGCCAAGATCACCCACGTGCCGTCAATGTACCTGTCGGAATTGCCGGGAAAACACCAGGGGTGTCGTCAGGCGGCGATCGAGGGGCATAAAGAGATCGGCCGCCGTTGCCGCGAGTTGGGCGTCGACACCATCATCGTGTTCGATACCCACTGGCTGGTCAACAGCGCCTACCACATCAATTGTAGCGCCCACTTCTCTGGGGTCTATACCAGCCATGAGCTGCCGCATTTTATTCGCGATATGCCCTATGAGTATGACGGTAACCCCGAACTGGGCCAACTGATTGCCGACGAGGCGTGTCGTCTCGGCGTTCGTGCCCAGGCCCACAATATCGCCAGCCTGGCGCTGGAGTACGGCACGCTGGTGCCGATGCGCTATATGAATGCCGATCGTCACTTTAAGGTGATCTCCATCTCCGCCTTTTGTACCGTCCATGACTTCGCCGACAGTCGCAAGATGGGCGAGGCGATCGCCAAAGCCATCGAACAGTACGCCGGTAAGGTAGCGGTGCTGGCGAGCGGTTCGTTATCACACCGTTTTATTGATGATCAACGGGCCGAACAAGGAATGCACAGTTATACCCGTGAGTTCGATCGTCAGATGGATGAACGGGTGGTCAAATTGTGGAAAGAGGGGCGTTTCGACGAGTTTTGCGCCATGTTGCCGGAGTATGCCCACTACTGTTTCGGCGAGGGCAACATGCATGACACGGTGATGTTGCTTGGCCTATTAGGCTGGGATCGGTATGACGGACAGGTCGAGTTCGTCACTGAGTTATTCGCCAGTTCAGGTACCGGCCAAGTGAATGCGGTATTCCCGTTGCCGGCGGTGGCTGCCTAGTCCGCGAGGAGTCGATATGCCCCATTTCTACGCTGAGTGTAGCGACAATATTCGTCGCGAGGCCGATCTGCCGGCGCTGTTTGCCCAGGTCAATGCATTTCTCTTTGGAACCGGACTCTTCCCCCTGGCGGGGATCCGTAGCCGCGCCATCTGGCTGGATACCTGGCAGATGGCCGATGGGCGTCACGATTATGCCTTCGTGCATATGACGTTGAAGATCGGCGCCGGACGCAGCTTGGCGTGCCAACAGCAGGTGGGAGAGCAACTCTTCGCCTTGATCCAGCAGCACTTCGCCCCCCTGATGGCGCAGCGTTACCTGGCCCTTTCGTTGGTGATTGAGGTGTTGCCAGCAGAGTTGAGTTACAAGCAAAACAACGTACACGCGTTGTTTGCGGATGTGGCGAGATCCTAGGCATGCGTAGCATGAGCTCGGCCTTCGTTCAGCGTCCGCCCCGCTGGCTGATCCCGCTGCTGGGATCGCTGGTGGCGTTCGGCCCCCTGTCTATCGACATGTATCTGCCGGCCTTGCCCGCCATGGCGCAACGCCTACAGGCGACGACCGGGCAGATGCAGCTGACACTGAGCGCGTTTTTTCTCGGTCTGTGTATCGGGATGTTGCTCTATGGGCCGTTGAGCGATCGCCTCGGTCGGCGCCGGTTGTTACTGAGCGGTTTGTTGCTATTCGCCTGCGCGAGTCTGCTCTGTACTCAGGTGAGTAATGTATGGCAACTGGTGGCATTGCGCGTCCTGCAAGCGTTTGGGAGCGGCGCCGCGGTGGTGATGGCTCGGGCGATCGCTCGTGATGTCTATCACGCCCAGGTCTTACCGCGGGTGTTGTCGTTGATGACGCTGGTGACTATGGCGGCACCCTTGCTGGCGCCGCTGTTAGGCGGCGCGCTGCTGACCTGGTTCGACTGGCAGGCCATCTTTGGGTTACTCACGCTCTGTGGCTGCCTCAGCGGGCTGTTGGTGTGGCGACTGTTGCCGGAGACATTGCCCACGAGCGCGTCGCCTTCGTCGGGCGGCCTGTGGGTAGCGTTTCATCACTATGGTCTGCTACTGCGCGATCGTCGGGCGATGGCGGCCATCGGCACGTTGTCGTTCTCCTTCGCCGGGATGTTCGCCTTTATCAGCGCCTCACCGTTCGTCTATATCCGTTATTTCCAACTGTCTCCCCACGCCTATGGCCTGCTGTTCGCGGGCAATGTGCTGGGGATGATCCTGTTGCTGCTGCTCAATGTGCGCCTACTGCGTCACTACAGCCTGGCACGCCTGCTGTCTTGGCAGAGTGGTGCTCAGGTGATCTTCGGCCTGCTACTGCTGGCCAGCTACCGCCAGGGGGTGGCGCTGATCGCGCCCTTGGTGATGCTGTATATATCGCTGGTGAATGCTATCGGTGCTAATAGTCTGTCGCAACTATTGTTACCGCGCGCGGAGCAGGCGGGCAGTGCGACGGCCTTGGCGGTTTCGTGCCAGTTCGCGTTGGGGGCTGGCGCCAGCCTGCTGCTGTCAGCCCTACAGGATGA contains the following coding sequences:
- the hpaE gene encoding 5-carboxymethyl-2-hydroxymuconate semialdehyde dehydrogenase, whose product is MKRINHWINGKNVAGQDYFTTLDPATGDVLAEVAAGDQTEIAQAVAAAKQAFPKWANLPMKQRARLMRRLGSLIDQEVAAIAELETRDTGLPIQQTKNVLIPRASHNFDFFAEICQQMNGRTYPVDDQMLNYTLVQPVGVCALVSPWNVPFMTATWKVAPCLALGNTAVLKMSELSPLSADRLGALALEAGIPAGVLNVVQGYGATAGDALVRHPDVRAISFTGGTATGRAIMRSAGLKKYSMELGGKSPVLIFADADIERALDAALFTIFSINGERCTAGSRIFIQQQIYPEFVRRFAERANRLRVGDPRDPQTQVGALISRQHWEKVSGYIRLGIEEGATLLAGGPEKPSDLPAHLRQGNFLRPTVLADVDNRMRVAQEEIFGPVACLLPFKDEAEGLRLANAVEYGLASYIWTQDIGKAHRLARSIEAGMVFINTQNVRDLRQPFGGVKASGTGREGGEYSFEVFAEMKNVCLSLGDHPIPRWGV
- the hpaD gene encoding 3,4-dihydroxyphenylacetate 2,3-dioxygenase — protein: MGQLALAAKITHVPSMYLSELPGKHQGCRQAAIEGHKEIGRRCRELGVDTIIVFDTHWLVNSAYHINCSAHFSGVYTSHELPHFIRDMPYEYDGNPELGQLIADEACRLGVRAQAHNIASLALEYGTLVPMRYMNADRHFKVISISAFCTVHDFADSRKMGEAIAKAIEQYAGKVAVLASGSLSHRFIDDQRAEQGMHSYTREFDRQMDERVVKLWKEGRFDEFCAMLPEYAHYCFGEGNMHDTVMLLGLLGWDRYDGQVEFVTELFASSGTGQVNAVFPLPAVAA
- a CDS encoding 5-carboxymethyl-2-hydroxymuconate Delta-isomerase: MPHFYAECSDNIRREADLPALFAQVNAFLFGTGLFPLAGIRSRAIWLDTWQMADGRHDYAFVHMTLKIGAGRSLACQQQVGEQLFALIQQHFAPLMAQRYLALSLVIEVLPAELSYKQNNVHALFADVARS
- a CDS encoding multidrug effflux MFS transporter; translation: MSSAFVQRPPRWLIPLLGSLVAFGPLSIDMYLPALPAMAQRLQATTGQMQLTLSAFFLGLCIGMLLYGPLSDRLGRRRLLLSGLLLFACASLLCTQVSNVWQLVALRVLQAFGSGAAVVMARAIARDVYHAQVLPRVLSLMTLVTMAAPLLAPLLGGALLTWFDWQAIFGLLTLCGCLSGLLVWRLLPETLPTSASPSSGGLWVAFHHYGLLLRDRRAMAAIGTLSFSFAGMFAFISASPFVYIRYFQLSPHAYGLLFAGNVLGMILLLLLNVRLLRHYSLARLLSWQSGAQVIFGLLLLASYRQGVALIAPLVMLYISLVNAIGANSLSQLLLPRAEQAGSATALAVSCQFALGAGASLLLSALQDDTPFTMTLLMALCAALSWLSQRLAVQRVPRHLYCLLPGERNHEK